One genomic segment of Arachis duranensis cultivar V14167 chromosome 4, aradu.V14167.gnm2.J7QH, whole genome shotgun sequence includes these proteins:
- the LOC110280142 gene encoding uncharacterized protein LOC110280142 yields MPLWLPSLPADVSVSAILSSVAAATVTAASFFSIYKSHLRPHKENLITLHQEQPKRNPRGKILFVSRIGFSTAEALAKRLCNLLESKGLVLEVVDARTYDPEDLPKENLILLLHSTSSFWNLPIGPFSDNTQGAKVFASWLVHNAESFGIGAVVVKACNFTAFVVGKRDGKNLMAKAANHFRDLDHVRHDSDFKEWLGSVVATVSGDTVANGRESEPEDDVGCSDPKSIYMLVENVDVVDRKRTFRRRMLIISEANGSVDLEDGGPVTAQWPLADDLTIDFKLPNLQGFCSLGGNLFTAGGIMCNNGPKFEFELEWQHFFLQKCGASSTKVLLGFGVYAEACSTTG; encoded by the exons ATGCCCCTTTGGTTGCCTTCGTTACCGGCGGATGTATCGGTATCCGCTATCCTGTCCAGCGTGGCCGCCGCCACGGTCACTGCCGCATCCTTCTTCTCAATCTACAAGTCTCACCTCCGCCCGCACAAAGAGAATCTCATAACACTCCATCAAGAGCAACCCAAACGCAATCCTCGTGGCAAGATCCTGTTCGTTTCGCGAATCGGATTTTCAACTGCAGAAGCCCTAGCGAAGCGCCTCTGCAATTTGTTAGAGTCGAAAGGCCTCGTTTTGGAGGTCGTAGATGCTCGGACTTACGATCCCGAAGACCTACCCAAGGAGAacctcatcctcctccttcattCAACTTCGTCTTTTTGGAACCTACCTATCGGACCGTTCTCCGACAATACCCAAGGAGCAAAGGTCTTCGCCAGTTGGCTCGTGCATAACGCGGAGAGCTTTGGGATCGGAGCGGTTGTTGTGAAGGCTTGCAATTTCACTGCATTTGTGGTGGGCAAAAGGGATGGTAAGAATTTGATGGCTAAGGCCGCCAATCATTTTAGGGATTTGGATCATGTTCGACACGATTCTGATTTTAAAGAGTGGTTGGGAAGTGTTGTTGCGACGGTTTCGGGAGATACAGTTGCTAATGGCAGGGAATCTGAACCTGAG GATGATGTTGGTTGTTCTGATCCAAAAAGCATATATATGTTGGTGGAAAATGTGGATGTAGTAGATAGAAAAAGAACCTTCAGGCGCAGAATGTTAATTATCTCTGAGGCCAATGGAAGTGTTGATCTTGAAGATGGAGGTCCTGTAACTGCCCAATGGCCTCTTGCAGATGATCTAACAATCGATTTCAAATTACCAAATCTTCAAGGATTTTGTTCCCTTGGTGGCAACTTGTTCACTGCTGGTGGTATCATGTGTAATAATGGaccaaaatttgaatttgagctGGAATGGCAACATTTTTTCCTGCAAAAATGTGGTGCCTCAAGTACGAAGGTTCTACTTGGATTTGGAGTTTATGCGGAAGCATGTTCTACTACCGGATGA
- the LOC107485166 gene encoding protein LURP-one-related 15 yields MANPPPPPFPTIAIVDPQYCAPYPVALTIKRERTFTEKYTVTDLNGNVVFTAKTPSLTLREHRFLRDAYGNPILCLRRTLLGTDKWKAFRGGSTRERDLIFTRERSSWFQLRTKLNVFLANNTSGVCDFKIKASFSERSWVVYIAESDMVAARIKKKFGGIFSREKFIITVSSNVDYAFIVALIITFDSDSS; encoded by the exons ATGGCAAATCCGCCACCACCACCGTTTCCGACGATCGCAATCGTTGACCCTCAGTACTGTGCACCATATCCAGTTGCACTTAcaataaagagagagaggacTTTTACGGAGAAATACACGGTCACAGACTTAAACGGCAACGTCGTTTTTACGGCTAAGACACCTTCCCTGACTTTGCGCGAGCACCGTTTCTTGCGTGATGCTTATGGAAACCCTATTCTCTGTCTTCGCAGAACG CTATTGGGAACAGATAAATGGAAAGCATTTAGAGGTGGAAGTACACGCGAAAGGGATCTAATCTTCACTCGGGAGCGATCATCATGGTTCCAGCTAAGAACAAAATTGAATGTGTTCTTGGCAAATAACACATCAGGAGTTTGTGACTTCAAGATCAAAGCAAGTTTCTCTGAACGATCTTGGGTTGTTTACATCGCCGAATCTGACATGGTTGCTGCCCGG ATAAAGAAGAAATTCGGTGGTATATTTAGCAGAGAGAAGTTCATCATCACCGTGTCGTCCAATGTTGACTATGCGTTCATAGTGGCCTTAATTATCACCTTTGACAGCGATAGCAGCTAA